The Carassius carassius chromosome 9, fCarCar2.1, whole genome shotgun sequence genome includes a region encoding these proteins:
- the LOC132149480 gene encoding peripheral myelin protein 22-like isoform X1: MKDKADLATNLKMLAILVATIVLHLTDLIILFISTCANAWRTHGESSYDLWFDCTQSNGGYICRWTSDADWLQAVQALMVLATIFCLLSFIIFLCQLFTLVQGGRFFFTAVFQVLASLFVMSGAIIYTVMSPEWKKESDGYGYAFVLAWLAFPLTLISGIIYIVLRKKK; encoded by the exons ATGAAGGACAAAGCTGACCTTGCT ACGAACCTCAAAATGCTGGCCATTCTGGTCGCAACGATAGTCTTGCATCTGACAGACCTTATCATTCTCTTCATTTCCACATGTGCTAAT gcctgGAGAACACATGGAGAATCAAGCTATGACCTCTGGTTTGACTGCACACAAAGTAATGGAGGATATATCTGCCGTTGGACTAGTGATGCTG ACTGGCTTCAAGCAGTTCAAGCCCTCATGGTCCTAGCCACCATTTTCTGCCTGCTGTCCTTCATCATCTTCCTCTGCCAGCTCTTCACTCTTGTACAGGGAGGTCGCTTTTTTTTCACAGCCGTCTTCCAGGTCCTTGCTA GTCTGTTTGTGATGAGCGGGGCCATCATCTACACGGTGATGAGTCCAGAGTGGAAAAAAGAGAGTGATGGTTATGGATACGCCTTCGTCCTGGCCTGGCTGGCTTTCCCTCTCACGCTCATCAGTGGCATCATTTACATTGTCCTGAGGAAGAAAAAATGA
- the LOC132149480 gene encoding peripheral myelin protein 22-like isoform X2 has product MLAILVATIVLHLTDLIILFISTCANAWRTHGESSYDLWFDCTQSNGGYICRWTSDADWLQAVQALMVLATIFCLLSFIIFLCQLFTLVQGGRFFFTAVFQVLASLFVMSGAIIYTVMSPEWKKESDGYGYAFVLAWLAFPLTLISGIIYIVLRKKK; this is encoded by the exons ATGCTGGCCATTCTGGTCGCAACGATAGTCTTGCATCTGACAGACCTTATCATTCTCTTCATTTCCACATGTGCTAAT gcctgGAGAACACATGGAGAATCAAGCTATGACCTCTGGTTTGACTGCACACAAAGTAATGGAGGATATATCTGCCGTTGGACTAGTGATGCTG ACTGGCTTCAAGCAGTTCAAGCCCTCATGGTCCTAGCCACCATTTTCTGCCTGCTGTCCTTCATCATCTTCCTCTGCCAGCTCTTCACTCTTGTACAGGGAGGTCGCTTTTTTTTCACAGCCGTCTTCCAGGTCCTTGCTA GTCTGTTTGTGATGAGCGGGGCCATCATCTACACGGTGATGAGTCCAGAGTGGAAAAAAGAGAGTGATGGTTATGGATACGCCTTCGTCCTGGCCTGGCTGGCTTTCCCTCTCACGCTCATCAGTGGCATCATTTACATTGTCCTGAGGAAGAAAAAATGA